A DNA window from Augochlora pura isolate Apur16 chromosome 9, APUR_v2.2.1, whole genome shotgun sequence contains the following coding sequences:
- the E75 gene encoding ecdysone-induced protein 75 isoform X2 produces MGDELPILKGILNGVVNYHNAPVRFGRVPKREKARILAAMQQSSHSRSQEKAVAAELEDEQRLLATVVQAHLDTCDFTRDKVAPILVRARETPNYTACPPTLACPLNPNPQPLTGQQELLQDFSKRFSPAIRGVVEFAKRIPGFSLLAQDDQVTLLKAGVFEVLLVRLACMFDAQTNSMICLNGQVLKRESIHNSSNARFLMDSMFDFAERVNSLRLSDAELGLFCSVVVIAADRPGLRNTELVERMHNKLQNALQTVLAQNHPQHPDILRELLKKIPDLRTLNTLHSEKLLAFKMTEQQQQMQAQQQHQQQQQQQTQHVISAQQPQQQQQQQHWPMEEEPSASWGSASDVTLDEAVKSPLGSVSSTESTCSGEVASLTEYHHVAPPSGHHASSAPLLAATLAGGLCPHRRRANSGSTSSGDDDLHRASLSKTPQPPQCPRFRKLDSPSDSGIESGTEKPDKPASSSASSAPTSVCSSPRSEDKEVEDMPVLKRVLQAPPLYDTNSLMDEAYKPHKKFRALRQKDSAEAEPAVIVQHTQSQLHLHLTSPPARSPSSQVQAQCPQTASLLSSTHSTLARSLMEGPRMTAEQLKRTDIIHNYIMRGETSPRSPAVSPSPAEQCASTTTITARSPQGSQGLLQCATGNYSTTRWPATSVITTTTGARQQQQQQQQQQQQQQHQHQQHQQQQQQQQQSSSDYLMVGNSPASSPRYLSAAASSSTSTSPRPTSSTAATLMLSGCPSNMMELQVDIADSQQPLNLSKKSPSPSPRPLVGPCKALSLEA; encoded by the exons ATGGGAGACGAGTTGCCCATACTGAAGGGAATCCTCAACGGAGTTGTCAACTACCACAATGCAC CGGTGCGATTCGGCCGTGTGCCCAAGCGCGAGAAGGCCAGGATTCTGGCTGCCATGCAGCAAAGCTCCCACAGCCGTTCTCAAGAGAAGGCAGTAGCGGCCGAGCTGGAGGACGAGCAACGGCTACTCGCCACCGTTGTGCAAGCTCACCTCGACACATGCGACTTCACCAGGGACAAAGTGGCTCCGATCCTCGTGAGAGCTCGAGAGACGCCCAACTACACCGCGTGTCCACCCACCTTG GCATGCCCCCTGAACCCTAACCCTCAACCACTGACCGGCCAGCAAGAGCTGTTGCAAGATTTCTCGAAGAGGTTCTCACCGGCGATCCGCGGCGTAGTGGAGTTCGCGAAACGCATTCCTGGCTTCAGCCTGCTGGCACAGGACGACCAGGTCACGCTGCTGAAAGCCGGCGTGTTCGAGGTGTTGCTGGTCCGACTAGCCTGCATGTTCGACGCTCAAACGAACAGCATGATCTGCCTGAACGGGCAGGTGCTCAAGCGAGAGTCCATCCACAATAGTAGTAACGCCCGGTTCCTCATGGACTCGATGTTCGACTTTGCCGAGAGAGTGAACTCGCTGCGATTGTCGGACGCCGAGCTGGGCCTCTTCTGTTCCGTGGTGGTGATAGCCGCGGACAGGCCCGGTCTACGCAACACGGAGCTCGTCGAGCGCATGCACAACAAGCTGCAGAACGCCCTCCAGACCGTGCTGGCGCAGAACCATCCCCAGCACCCGGACATCCTCAGAGAGTTGCTCAAGAAGATCCCCGACCTGCGGACCCTGAACACCCTCCACTCGGAGAAGCTGTTGGCGTTCAAGATGACCGAGCAGCAGCAACAGATGCAGGCCCAACAGCAGCaccaacagcagcagcaacagcaaacGCAACACGTGATCAGCGCCCAACaaccgcagcagcagcagcagcagcagcactgGCCGATGGAGGAGGAGCCGTCGGCGTCCTGGGGCTCCGCGTCGGACGTGACGCTCGACGAGGCCGTCAAGAGTCCCCTGGGCAGCGTGTCCAGCACCGAGAGCACCTGCAGCGGCGAGGTCGCGTCTCTGACCGAGTACCACCACGTGGCTCCGCCGAGCGGTCACCACGCGTCCAGCGCGCCCCTGCTCGCCGCCACCCTGGCCGGAGGCCTCTGTCCGCACCGACGACGAGCGAACTCGGGCAGCACGAGCTCCGGCGACGACGACCTGCACCGCGCCTCGTTGTCGAAGACGCCGCAGCCGCCGCAGTGCCCGCGGTTCCGCAAGCTCGACTCCCCGAGCGACAGCGGCATCGAGTCCGGCACCGAGAAGCCCGACAAGCCGGCCAGCAGCAGCGCCAGCAGCGCGCCGACCTCGGTGTGCTCCAGTCCGCGGTCCGAGGACAAGGAAGTGGAGGACATGCCTGTGTTGAAGCGCGTGCTCCAGGCGCCGCCGCTCTACGACACCAACTCGCTGATGGACGAGGCGTACAAGCCGCATAAAAAGTTCCGAGCGCTCCGGCAGAAGGACAGCGCGGAGGCCGAGCCGGCCGTGATCGTCCAGCACACGCAGTCCCAGCTGCACCTGCACCTGACCTCGCCGCCGGCACGGAGCCCGTCGAGCCAAGTGCAGGCCCAGTGCCCGCAGACCGCCAGCCTGCTCAGCAGTACGCACTCGACCCTGGCCAGGAGCCTGATGGAGGGACCGCGGATGACCGCCGAGCAGCTCAAGCGCACGGACATCATCCACAACTACATCATGCGCGGCGAGACCAGCCCCAGGTCGCCGGCGGTGTCGCCGTCCCCGGCCGAGCAGTGCGCCTCGACGACCACCATCACCGCGCGCTCACCCCAAGGATCTCAAGGATTGCTGCAGTGCGCCACCGGCAACTACTCGACGACCAGGTGGCCGGCCACGTCGGTGATCACGACGACGACCGGCGcccggcagcagcagcagcagcaacagcagcaacaacaacaacaacaacatcAACATCAACAACAtcaacaacagcagcaacagcaacagcagtCTTCCTCGGACTACCTCATGGTCGGGAACTCGCCGGCCTCGTCGCCCAGATACCTCTCCGCGGCGGCGTCGAGTAGTACGAGCACGAGTCCGAGGCCCACCTCGAGTACGGCGGCGACGTTGATGCTGTCCGGCTGTCCCAGCAACATGATGGAGCTGCAGGTGGACATCGCCGACAGCCAGCAGCCGCTCAACCTGTCGAAGAAGTCGCCGTCCCCGTCGCCCAGGCCCCTCGTCGGACCCTGCAAAGCTCTGTCCCTCGAGGCGTAG
- the E75 gene encoding ecdysone-induced protein 75 isoform X3 has protein sequence MQQSSHSRSQEKAVAAELEDEQRLLATVVQAHLDTCDFTRDKVAPILVRARETPNYTACPPTLACPLNPNPQPLTGQQELLQDFSKRFSPAIRGVVEFAKRIPGFSLLAQDDQVTLLKAGVFEVLLVRLACMFDAQTNSMICLNGQVLKRESIHNSSNARFLMDSMFDFAERVNSLRLSDAELGLFCSVVVIAADRPGLRNTELVERMHNKLQNALQTVLAQNHPQHPDILRELLKKIPDLRTLNTLHSEKLLAFKMTEQQQQMQAQQQHQQQQQQQTQHVISAQQPQQQQQQQHWPMEEEPSASWGSASDVTLDEAVKSPLGSVSSTESTCSGEVASLTEYHHVAPPSGHHASSAPLLAATLAGGLCPHRRRANSGSTSSGDDDLHRASLSKTPQPPQCPRFRKLDSPSDSGIESGTEKPDKPASSSASSAPTSVCSSPRSEDKEVEDMPVLKRVLQAPPLYDTNSLMDEAYKPHKKFRALRQKDSAEAEPAVIVQHTQSQLHLHLTSPPARSPSSQVQAQCPQTASLLSSTHSTLARSLMEGPRMTAEQLKRTDIIHNYIMRGETSPRSPAVSPSPAEQCASTTTITARSPQGSQGLLQCATGNYSTTRWPATSVITTTTGARQQQQQQQQQQQQQQHQHQQHQQQQQQQQQSSSDYLMVGNSPASSPRYLSAAASSSTSTSPRPTSSTAATLMLSGCPSNMMELQVDIADSQQPLNLSKKSPSPSPRPLVGPCKALSLEA, from the exons ATGCAGCAAAGCTCCCACAGCCGTTCTCAAGAGAAGGCAGTAGCGGCCGAGCTGGAGGACGAGCAACGGCTACTCGCCACCGTTGTGCAAGCTCACCTCGACACATGCGACTTCACCAGGGACAAAGTGGCTCCGATCCTCGTGAGAGCTCGAGAGACGCCCAACTACACCGCGTGTCCACCCACCTTG GCATGCCCCCTGAACCCTAACCCTCAACCACTGACCGGCCAGCAAGAGCTGTTGCAAGATTTCTCGAAGAGGTTCTCACCGGCGATCCGCGGCGTAGTGGAGTTCGCGAAACGCATTCCTGGCTTCAGCCTGCTGGCACAGGACGACCAGGTCACGCTGCTGAAAGCCGGCGTGTTCGAGGTGTTGCTGGTCCGACTAGCCTGCATGTTCGACGCTCAAACGAACAGCATGATCTGCCTGAACGGGCAGGTGCTCAAGCGAGAGTCCATCCACAATAGTAGTAACGCCCGGTTCCTCATGGACTCGATGTTCGACTTTGCCGAGAGAGTGAACTCGCTGCGATTGTCGGACGCCGAGCTGGGCCTCTTCTGTTCCGTGGTGGTGATAGCCGCGGACAGGCCCGGTCTACGCAACACGGAGCTCGTCGAGCGCATGCACAACAAGCTGCAGAACGCCCTCCAGACCGTGCTGGCGCAGAACCATCCCCAGCACCCGGACATCCTCAGAGAGTTGCTCAAGAAGATCCCCGACCTGCGGACCCTGAACACCCTCCACTCGGAGAAGCTGTTGGCGTTCAAGATGACCGAGCAGCAGCAACAGATGCAGGCCCAACAGCAGCaccaacagcagcagcaacagcaaacGCAACACGTGATCAGCGCCCAACaaccgcagcagcagcagcagcagcagcactgGCCGATGGAGGAGGAGCCGTCGGCGTCCTGGGGCTCCGCGTCGGACGTGACGCTCGACGAGGCCGTCAAGAGTCCCCTGGGCAGCGTGTCCAGCACCGAGAGCACCTGCAGCGGCGAGGTCGCGTCTCTGACCGAGTACCACCACGTGGCTCCGCCGAGCGGTCACCACGCGTCCAGCGCGCCCCTGCTCGCCGCCACCCTGGCCGGAGGCCTCTGTCCGCACCGACGACGAGCGAACTCGGGCAGCACGAGCTCCGGCGACGACGACCTGCACCGCGCCTCGTTGTCGAAGACGCCGCAGCCGCCGCAGTGCCCGCGGTTCCGCAAGCTCGACTCCCCGAGCGACAGCGGCATCGAGTCCGGCACCGAGAAGCCCGACAAGCCGGCCAGCAGCAGCGCCAGCAGCGCGCCGACCTCGGTGTGCTCCAGTCCGCGGTCCGAGGACAAGGAAGTGGAGGACATGCCTGTGTTGAAGCGCGTGCTCCAGGCGCCGCCGCTCTACGACACCAACTCGCTGATGGACGAGGCGTACAAGCCGCATAAAAAGTTCCGAGCGCTCCGGCAGAAGGACAGCGCGGAGGCCGAGCCGGCCGTGATCGTCCAGCACACGCAGTCCCAGCTGCACCTGCACCTGACCTCGCCGCCGGCACGGAGCCCGTCGAGCCAAGTGCAGGCCCAGTGCCCGCAGACCGCCAGCCTGCTCAGCAGTACGCACTCGACCCTGGCCAGGAGCCTGATGGAGGGACCGCGGATGACCGCCGAGCAGCTCAAGCGCACGGACATCATCCACAACTACATCATGCGCGGCGAGACCAGCCCCAGGTCGCCGGCGGTGTCGCCGTCCCCGGCCGAGCAGTGCGCCTCGACGACCACCATCACCGCGCGCTCACCCCAAGGATCTCAAGGATTGCTGCAGTGCGCCACCGGCAACTACTCGACGACCAGGTGGCCGGCCACGTCGGTGATCACGACGACGACCGGCGcccggcagcagcagcagcagcaacagcagcaacaacaacaacaacaacatcAACATCAACAACAtcaacaacagcagcaacagcaacagcagtCTTCCTCGGACTACCTCATGGTCGGGAACTCGCCGGCCTCGTCGCCCAGATACCTCTCCGCGGCGGCGTCGAGTAGTACGAGCACGAGTCCGAGGCCCACCTCGAGTACGGCGGCGACGTTGATGCTGTCCGGCTGTCCCAGCAACATGATGGAGCTGCAGGTGGACATCGCCGACAGCCAGCAGCCGCTCAACCTGTCGAAGAAGTCGCCGTCCCCGTCGCCCAGGCCCCTCGTCGGACCCTGCAAAGCTCTGTCCCTCGAGGCGTAG